ATATTTCTTCTCAAGCAGTCCTCTGTCTTTTAGTatcctcttcaatttcatctTCCTCCCCCCTTTTCCGCTTCAGGAAATTGACTACTTCTCCAAGAGCAACATCAACATCATCACTCTTCATTAGTTCCTCAGCTAAAGAAGCAGGGGTAGCCTTTGTACGCTCTAGTAATCCATCAATTTCTTGATAGAGTTTATGGTCGTCAATTCCAAGATAGTTGAATGCCAACACTCTGAAGCCTTGAGCAGTGCAGTAGGACATGTGAATGTGCATATCCATCCGCCCTGGACGAAGTAATGCAGGGTCCAAAACTTCTTTGTGATTCGTTGTGAACACGATGATTCTTGCTTCTCCAGAGCTCGACCATAATCCATCAATGCAATTTAGCAGAGTTGACAGTGTGAACGCCTAAATTGGTAAGGAAGACACAAGAAGAATAttcattaacaaaataaattaaagaaaataaaaaatttagctcGCAGATCGAATTTTTGTCATCTGAATTATTAAAAGGACCAGTACGTAATCGGTAAAAATGAGCAGAACATCAGAAGAAAAGTTCCTGAATAGTGAGAGTGCGACTAACCTTGGGATATTTCTTGGGGTTAAGTTGttcttcttttataattttggaTCGATCTTGCACCTCTGAATTACAATCTATGTCTTCAACTACGAGAATTGATCGATTAGTTGTACTTAGCAACACCTTTCTCAGTTGAACATCAGAACAAATACTGGAAAGCTCTAAATCATAAATATCAAAGTTTAAGTAATTAGCCATGGCCGCAATTAGGCTTGATTTCCCAGTTCCAGGAGGACCATACAGAAGATACCCACGTTTCCAAGCCTTTCCCACTCTCTTGTAGAAGTCTTTTCTTGCCAAGAACCTGTCAAGATCATCCTTTATTGCTTTCTTCAATTCAAGATCCATTGCAATGGTATCAAAAGTGGCTGGATGCCGAAAATCAACACACTTCCATCTTTCACCTTCATATTTATCAAGCCGGGTGTAGAGCTTCAAGACCTTTTCCCCTTGCATTAAGTCCTTGTAAGTATCCAAAACATGGTTCAAATAATAATTCTCAACAGTTCCGCGATATTTGTTGTCGAAAGTTATCTGATAAGCACTTCTGCTAGGAGCGTGAGTCATCACCGGAGGACCGTCTTTGCTGATCCTGGTATTGGCCGTGGTGGTGGCTTGCTCTTCTTGGATAACTGACCAGGTAATGGTTATGTCACGGAATAAATCAACAATCTTTCCTCCTTCTACAATGGCGGAAGACAAATTCTTGTGCTGTTCTAACTTGCCAATTTTGATTTTACGATTGTCGGGTCCAATCTTGGTAGATAAGTAAGCTCTTGCAGCATCGTAAAGCTGATTACGGCCAAGTCCACACCACAGGTCCTCGATGATGAAAGTTGCATAAGATGGGTTGCGACGGAAATAGGACCTGAATTTTGAGACCGCATACTCTTGAAGCTGTCTGGGTATGACCTGATTATAAGCAGTCTTGAAGAGCACCCACGATGTTGAGATTGATGAGTAGGCGGAGAGTAACGAGGCATTGGAAGGAATGAGCTTCAAATACTCTTCCATGGTCGGCCCTTGATGTTTTAGGCAGAAGAACAGAGCAACACTTTCCTTTGCCTTTCCACGCGAGTTAGTACTTATACTTGGGAGGCATGCCTTGTATTAGGTGCATTCTAAATTAACTCTATAATCAAAGCCGTCTTCTGCGACTTGTTTtgacattattttttattgagattatattatcatttttaaaatttattagttacaatattttaaattaattttattacatcaataaaatatttaaagttataataataaattaaatatactataaataataattgagATGGTTGTACtacatgaaaaataattatattttaaaaattatctttttaaatattttaaaaaggtCGAACTGGAAAATGCATTTTGCTGATAAAATTGTACAATCTACAATAccagttatttttattataaatattattttaaaaatgaaataatagcACATAATGGAAGTTGTCGTTGGAGGACTTGGAAATGAACTTTCTGTGCCTTCAACGATGGAAGTTCGTGGTGTTGTTGAGGATGCTGCACTTGGAGTTGCTATGACCGCGTGCTGCTCCACAGCGACGTTTTGTCAAAACCGCGTTCATTTAGTCCACGGGGAGCAGGAAGACAGGCCTTATGTTTACGGGCCATGGGGGCGTTGACGAGCAATATTGAAGACTTGGGAGACTTTCTCATCTCTTACTGACAAGAGATGGAAGAAAAAGAGCTGCTTTCATAGCCATTCAGATTTCATCAACAAGGCTTATGCTCTGTTATTTCTGTAGGAAATTTTATCAGTTTCAAAGGAACCCAGCCATCATTACATTGTAAGTTCCCGTAGACAACTTGTTGTGGATAGTCTTTCATGAGACCTTAGCTTTTAGCTGGTTTTGCTTGATTAAGCTTTCTTTGTTGCTTTAGCTGGTTTTTGTTCCTGTTTCTTGCTTGTGTTGCATCAGATCTATTGTTATTTTTCTAGCTGTTGTTTCTTCCTCCTTTCCAATGTACTCTCCTTGCATAAAGCAACTTATGGAAGAAATTAGATGAAAATTCCTCGTTTGAATCAATATCACACCACTGATTtcttttacaattaaaaaaaatcagcaAGAAAATTTTGACATGAAAacaagatttttttttgtttgatgtAGCTATACAGGTAAAAATAGTCTCTAAGGCCTTGTTTAACTAGCTGCATAGAGATTTGCTTAAATCTCTGTAAAAATGTTGTCATAATGACCTTATTGAAACAACTTTTCTTAAGAAGCATTATGGTTTAAGTAGAAGTTCTTCACCGAAGAAATTAGCAGATAGTTTATGTACAAGCCACTTTTTATTTTGCACATCCTAATCCATTTGTTGAAGCTAAGCTCTCTGAATTTTTCATCCCCGGAATCAGTTTACTAGAATAtctctctattttaaaatttcaggtTAAAGACATGGTGGATGCCGTAGTCAGTGTCTTCTTGGAGAAGCTGTTGAATACTCTAATAGAGGGGGGCCGCATAGTGAATGAATTCAGGGATCAATTTGAGAACTTGCAAAAGGAGCTTGAATTAATGCGAAGTGTCCTCAAAGATGCAGACAAACGAAAAAGAAAGGAACAAACTCTGCAAATTATCATGGGCAATTTACGAGAGTTGATTTATGAAGCTGAAGACATGCTGGCAGACTGCCAACTTCAATCAAGGGAAAATGACTCGTTTTCTAATGGCTGCCTAACTTGTATCCATCCTCCAAAACTTGGGTTTCAATATAGAACTGCAAAGCGACTTAGAGAGATAAATGAGAATATCACTAAGATTAAGCAAGACCTTTCTTATCTTGGTCTGTCAACTAGCAATGGAATAGCTGGAATTGATATGTGCAATGACCCCAGATGGAGCTCTCCTGTGTATGATCACACTCTAGTGGTTGGATTAGAAGGTGACACAAAAAAGTTCAAGGGTTGGCTTTTTGAAGCAGATCATGGCATATTATCAATTGGTGTTGTTGGTATGGGTGGGTTGGGAAAGACCACAATTGCTCAAAAGGTCTTCAATGACAGAGAGATAGAAGACCATTTTGAAAGAAGATTGTGGGTGTCTGTCTCTCAGACATTTGATGAAGCACAAATCATGAGAAGCATGCTGAGGAACTTGGGAGATGCAAGTGTAGGAGATGACCGAAGTGAATTGTTGAGGAAAATAAACAAATACCTTCTAGGTAAAAGATTCTTAATTGTTATGGATGATGTATGGAGCACTGATGTCAGTTGGTGGCGTAGAATCTATGAAGGCCTGCCCAAGGGAAATGGAAGCAGTATTATCATCACCACAAGGATTAATGAAGTTGCAAGAATGATGGGAGTGAGTGAAGCGAGTATCCACAGGCCTAAGTTCCTTAGCAAGGATGACAGTTGGTTGCTATTTCGGAAAATTGCTTTTGCAGCGTCTGGAGGTGACTGCACATATCCTGAGCTGGAACAGGTCGGAATGGAGATTGTATTTAAATGTAAGGGTCTCCCTTTGGCTATTAAGGCAATTGGGGGACTCTTGCTTTATAAATCACATTATAATGAGTGGAGGCGAATCGCAGAAAACTTTCGGGATGAATTGGCAGAAAATGATGACTCTGTGATGGCTACATTACAATTGAGCTACGATGAGCTCCCTACACACCTGAAGTCCTGTTTTCTTAGTTTCGCTCTTTACCCAGAGGATTGTGTCATACCAAAGGAACAGTTAGTTCATTGGTGGATTGGAGAAGGATTTGTCCCGGTGAGAATGGGCAGGTCATTAATTGAAGCTGGGGAGGATTGTTTCTCAGGGTTAACAAATCGATGTTTGGTGGAAGTAGTTGTCAAGACTTACAATGGAGTTATCTCCACTTGCAAGATTCATGACATGGTTCGTGATTTGGTGATCAAGATGGCTAAAGATGATGCATTCTTTAGACTTGATGGCATAGGCTGCCGTCACCTGGGTATTGATGGCAATATGGATCATAAGAAGCTGGCTGCCAATCGGAAGTTACGGGCATTGTTGTCCACAACCAGGACTGGTGAAGTGAACAAGATTGTGTCAAGTTTTCCGAACAAGCTTAATCAGTGTAGATACCTTGGAGTTTTAGATCTTTGCAAGTCCATTTTTGAAATGCCTCTTGCAGTTCTCCTACGACAGATTGGTTGCCTTCAGCATTTAACGTATCTTAGCTTAAGCAATACCCATCCGTTGATACAATTCCCTCCTTCGCTAGAGAAACTTAAGAACCTTCAGGTTTTGGATGTAAGCTATAGTCAGAATCTGACAATCCTGcctccttatctcatgaccttTAAGAAGCTCATAGTCTTAGATGTAAGCCACTGTGGCTCACTTGATTACTTGCCAAAAGGGCTGGGAAGGCTTTCAAACCTTGaagttttgttggggtttagaccAGCTAGATCAAGCCAATTAAACGGCTGTCGAATTGCTGAACTGAGAAATTTGACCCGACTCAGGAGACTTAGTTTACATCTGAGTCAGAGTGATGAGATTGAAGATGATGAGGTCAATGCATTGGTAAACCTCCAAGAGCTTCAGCTCCTTACTATAAGTTGCTTTGATAGCCACGGGATTGACCTCATTGACAAACTTGATAAACTCTATCCTCCACCTGCACTCCAAGACCTCTCCCTGAGATATTTTCCAGGCAAAATGAGTCCTGTTTGGCTCAATCCCTTCTCACTTCCTATGTTAAGATATCTTTCAATCTCTTGTGGAAATGTTGCAAAAATTCATCAAAGCTTTTGGGGGGAGAATAACACAGTCTGGAAAATCGAGGCCATGTTGCTGGAATCTCTCTCAGAGTTGGAAATGGACTGGCGAGTGGTACAACAAGTGATGCCATCTCTGAGGATTGTGAATGCTAGTTGGTGTCCAGAATTAACATCATTCCCGATTGAAGATATTGGATTTAGAGGGGGTGTTTGGACAAAGGGGGAGCACAAGGCTAATAAGGTATCAATGTGAATTATGCTTCATGTGATACTAGTAGTTTACCTGCATGTTATgcatgtattaaaatattttatattattattatacaaaataataaaaagttattttataaaataatataaaattattttataaaataatatatatatatatatattttttatgaattcaTTCAACTTatcaaaaaaagtaaaatattttctttttaatatttaaattttgaacttGAAACTATTGATCAATGAAAAATagatcataaatttttttattttatttcttataatttaaaataatagaagaaaaaattattgattaaatATACAACttactattataaaataaataaaataactgtaaaaagaattaaaaacccAACTAATATGTATGATTTTCAATTCTAGTGTTAATTTGATTATAAAAACTGTTGTTATTAGGAAATCATTTTACGTGATTTTAGGTTATTTAATTAGCCAAATTATAGCAACTGATTATCCTTGCATATCACtatatatatttgtaaaatCTCTCTAAAGTTACTtgaaatatattatttctttggcttttatttctaatttttgaAAACTTTAATAATCAGCTCTCCTCCTCATACTCTGTTTATTCCTGTTTTTCTTGCTAGTGACAAACCTAATAGAGAAATTTGATATCTCAAAACTTATTGTAACAGTTTTGATCGGTTCTAATTATAATATGTTGATTCAAAGAATGAAAAGTTTCTTGATAGATCACAAGTTATGACTAATAAATTTCAAGCTCTAGAGAAAACTCATATTTGAGATTTAGTTGACCTTCTACCAAACAAAACTCTTATTAGCTACaaataaatatacaaaattaaaaCCAAATTTGATGGAACTATTGGACGATATAAAGCTCCTTTAGTAGTCAAAGAGTATATTCAAGACTATGGAATTGACTATGAAGAAGTTTTTGCTCTAATAGCCTATTCGCAGCCTCTTGGCTATTGTTACTGTTCAAAAATGGAAACTTTtccaaatggatgtcaaaaatgttttttttcacGGTGATTTAACAGAAGAAGTTTATATGCACCATCCTCCAAATTATCATTCCCCTCACAAAGTTTGCAAACTTCAACGTGCATTATATGATTTAAAATAGGCTCCCAGGGCTTAGTTTACCAAATTTAGTTCCACTCTTATTCAATTTGGTTTTATCTCTAGTCCACattattttgtattatttactCACCGAACTGACAATggtattatttttctattacttTATATTGATGATATGATAATAACGGGAGATGACTCATTTGGTAGTTCAAGAGAGGACTTGATTTACCAAATTTAGTTTCACTCTTATTTAATTTGGTTTTATCTCTAGTCTACATGATTTTACATTATTTACTCGCCGAACTGACAATagtattatttttctattacttTATATTAATGATATGAGAATGACGAGAGATGACTCATCTAGTATGACTCATCTAGTATTTCAGagatataattttttgaatCAATTATTTGACATGAAGGACTTGGGTTCTCCCTGCTATTTTTTGAGGCTTGAAGTTTCACACAATTTCGATGGCTATTATCTCTCTCAAGTCAAGCATGCTTTGGACTTAATATCTAAAGCAAGTCTCACTGATAGCAAAACTACATAGGAAGTCTCACTGATAGCAAAactgtattaatccctttggaGTTTAATTGCAAACTAATGTCACTTGATAGCATTTCTTTTGATGATCCTATTTTATATATCCAATTTATTGAGAGTCTGACATGATATTTCCTATGTAGTTCATTTGGTCAACCAATTTATGTTTGTTTTTTGCTCAACTCATTTCTCTGCAGTTCTTCGTATCCTTcgttatataaaaaaaactatttttcatGGTTTACATTTTTCAGCTACCTCATCTTTAGTGTTATCTAGCTACTCTAATGTTGATTGGCCTGGTGATCCAACAGATCGTCGTTCTGGTTACTTTCTTTTTGGGTAATTCTCTTGTCCCTTGGCGTAACAAAAAGCAAACAATAGTTGCACGTTCCAGCAAAGAATCAAAATATCCTGCTTTTGTTGATGCTACATTTGAATTGCTTCGGTTACGATGGTTGTTAACCGATATGGACCTCATCCATTCTTCTGCCACCATACTTCATTATGATAACAGAAGTATCATATAAATTTCACATAATGATATTTTTCATTAACACATTAAATATATCGAAATTGATTGTCATTTATTTGTATCATGTTGTTCAATGAACAATATACTTGATTCATGTCTCCTCTGCAAATCAAATTGTCgatattttcaccaaattacatCTTTTGTCtcgttttcatggttttattaGCAAATTCAAGCTGTCATTTTTGTTGCCGCCTTGAGTTTGAGGGGTGTTAACTTGATTAtagaaaactgtttttattaggaaatcaatttatataattttaagttatttaattaGTCAAATTATAGCAACTATCTTTACATATCACtatatatatttgtaaaatCTCTGAAAAGTTACTTACTtgaaatatataatttctttatcgttatctttattttttttctattaatatttagagtaataaatttaaaaatctcaaaTATTGATTATAAGTACAACGTCAtgcatcaataaatttaattatattaaaaaaattaaaaattttactacttactattatatattattaatccaACAACAGATTCTATTCAacaaatcatatttttaaaaaaataaaatttactaaattttaatagttttttaacAGAAGTGGTGGCCGCGGTAAAGTAGGAAAgtcatttgaataaaaaattaatgactTTCGTccaaacttctatttattcaagggggatgagtttttttttttttttttaaaataggggTCGGGGGaatcgaaccttagacctttcaagactacaggatgcactttccaccaggttaagccttggagtgcTAAAGAGAGATGAGTTAGATTGGTAAAAATTGTGTAATCATATATCACatactaaatattaaatattaaaagaataataaataaagattgtacggataaattttatatagaatgtacatataaaaattagtaaaattttgaaaaattgaaataattaatcattaatataataaattataataattcaaatttaataatttagttattcaaaatttatattagaaatactattttatttttttattatattttaattatttatatttatttatttttttataaattatttaaattgaataaaattttaattttaatagtaaaatataataaatttttttattataatattaataatatattatattaaaaagcgGTAGAAAATCACaaatttaataaagaaaattaaaagtttaataactatcaatataataaattatatttattatattaaaaaaataaaaaataaaaaaaatcatacattAATAATATTACTTATGTTATAATAAGAGATAAAAGTTAAAAATCAACTCATATAacgaattgattttttaaagtaTTGAACACCAGTGTAGCACTTCacaaatatataaattcaatattgacacaatataattatataaacttaaattGTCAAGTTTTTAtagcatattttaaattcaactttatatatatatatatgaaaattctTATCCCTATCCTTATGTTGTAATAAactaagttttttttaaaaaatctttttgCAATAAGTTAGTGGTAGCTTGCAATTATGTTTCAACTTAATTCTTGACAACTATAGTAGGCATGAATATTTGGCagccatgattttttttttcccaggGGAGTTAActttttcaattaataaaataaattgttaataaattataataatatacgtTATTACTGTCTCTTGACGTTTTCATTCGTGTAATTACtcgtataaaataaattttaaattttatgattagttaatcaattaaattaaattaaaagttaaaaattcgCCTTTTTCCCGCCTCCTCTCCTTATTTAACTCCAAACGGCATCGTCTAAAGGGAGACAAAGGAACTAGAGGCTCCCTCCGTCCTTTTCCTCTCCTTATTCCTTAGGTTTCTGCTTCTCTTCACTCCTGCAAAAACCGCATTGGAAGTTTGGAGGCTgcatttctcttcttcttcctttcactATTTTGAATTACACTCATCTTAAGGTCCTATTTCTTGATCTACTTCCTTTTGTTGGAATCTCTAGTTATATCGTTTGGCTAGTAATTGATTGGATTTGATTGTGCAGGGAGGGAATGGATCCAAACTCAGTTAAATCAACTTTATCTAATCTAGCTTTTGGCAATGTAATGGCAGCAGCTGCTCGCGATTATCAGAAGGTTTTGTTTTTGAAATTGGGTCCTCACCTGTTAACATTTCCACGTGAATTTGATGCTTTGGTTGCCTTCAATTTTCCCTGGGAGATCGCTTTTCTACTTTAAGCACTCGGTTCTTTTAGTAGCTTGGCATCTTTTCTATTTTTGTACTCATGAGTAATTGGGTGTAGATGAAATGACAAACAATCTCGATTTGATGGGTTTTCGAGAATTAGGATACTAAAAGTACCACTTCTGAATTAAGGAAAGGCGGGCATAAGTGATTTTCTTACTTGAATTTTTTGTGGTTCAGAAGGATTGATAGGCAGAAATGATCTTGCTGACCCTTAGGAACGGAAGATTTTTCAATCCACTTATAATTTAACAGAACATTTGCTTGTATAGATAGAAATAAGAATGCAGCAGTCAGTTGATTTCATTGTTCATTATGGTCTCATTTGACTTCAGAATCACATTATGGTGGTACAGGAATTGATTGCTCAAGAGAAATCGCAGACGTCAAGTTCTATCAACCAAGAGGTTGACCTCGATGTATTGATGGATGTAAGTTGTTATGATGCATATAAGTTGTTTCTTTGTTATCATGCAATTATTGCTATTTGTTTAAAGCGTATATCATCTAATATCTAGGATCCTGAGCTAGAAAACTGCATGCAGACAGGATTGCAGTTCTCAAGGTATCAAGTTCAGTACACCTTCATATATAACATGCATGTTTACTTCTGGCGTAAGATTTCTGAAATTGTTAAAATATTTACCATAGGATTTATTTGAATAGAAAGAAGCTGAGAAGCGAGAAACCCTAAAGAAACAAGGACATGGAGAGTACAGGGAGATAGCTGAGGGGGATTTCTTGGGTGAAGTCACTGGCAGTGAGAAAGTTATTTGCCACTTCTACCATAGGGAGTTCTATCGGTGCAAGTATAGCTATTGCTTTAATTCTCTCTTTCACTCGCTTGGGCGTGCACTTTTGAACATTTTCTATATCACAAATTTTATGTCATGTTGATTGATTATTCTAGAATTATGGATAAGCATTTGAAAGTGCTTGCACTAAGGTATCTTAACACCAAGTTCATCAAGCCGGATGCTGAGGTCACTTGGTTTTAGTCATTGCAAATGTATGAATAAGATTTGAAAATGAGTTGTCTATGTTGTTCGAGTTCTAACAATTGTAACTGAACTGCAGAATGCACCCTTCTTTGTTACCAAGCTTGGAGTCAAAACTTTGCCTTGTGTCATACTATTCAGCTCTGGCAATCTTTATTACTTTGTTTAGCTCATaaagagtataatattttaaactaCCTGCGAGCTTTCTTTGTTTGATTTGCTCAAGTACAGAAGAAGAATAGAAAGTTGAAATCTAATCACTTGCTAATCTTCATGATTATAACATTCACCAGTCTAGTTGTCTGCTATGAGTCTCGAGCAATTAGCCTTACGCTCTGCATATGCGTGAAGTTGTTAAGACCTCATATTGAGATTTTACATCAATAATGATATTAGAAATTTACATTGTTTATGAACAGTATTATTTGAAAGGATTTCCAGTGTTTGCTTAGAAGAGGGACTTCAATTGATAGGCTGATTGGGTTTCAAGATTTGGGAGGAAAAGATGATTTCACCAACAAATCGCTTGAGATTCTTCTGATAAAGAAGGTAATGTCCAGTCTGCTGTGCAACTAAATAGCTTCATAGTTACAGGTATAATTAGCGAGAAGAAAGAGGATGAAGAGGGTGAAAGCAGACGCAGGACAGTAAGATCATCTGTGGCCTCAACTCTGACTCTGATTCCGATTGAAAAACCGTAAAAGAAGCTGCAGTTTTACGCCTTGTTTATCTGgagtcttctttttcttctccgcAAATGAGTGATTGTATCGATATTTTACTTGTTGCTTCATCTATTACCTCtgcaaaatttattttactcaATCCTTGTCCATTAAATATCTTTTACCagtagttttttaaaattttgaaaattatcatatataaatttatttatattcatatATAAAACTTATACGATGACAAgtcaatttgaataaatttgggagattttaatttttagcctTCCAATCCTGTTTtcattttaacaaaataaaaaaatgtcaATGATACTGATTTGTGAAAATATACACACTTTTtgaaattgaatataaaaattaaataaaattaaaaaaaccatTATGTTCACTAAACATGGGATTCATAAAATCACTCAATCAAATTATAAGGAAAACTTGTTATTGAGCtcctttatattaataaaactgCTTATTTAGActtctatttaaaaatatattaatgcagtctttatgtgtttattctattattctttagtttaataatttaaattttactggtctttataattttaaaaacacaATTCTCATTTAAATTGTGAAAGTAGATGTGGGAAAGAATTCCCATATATCCACCATCTATAAAAATTAACAAGTATATACGTTAATCATTTTGAGTAAAAGGGAAAAGTTGTATCCGTTAAGCTAGAGGTTGGGACTAAAGCCGAGAGAAacaaatttaaataacatatttttaaaaataaacatttaatttcacTAAAATAAACTCTGACTATGCAatttaaataacttattttataaCTGGATCTCAATGCATGTAGATCTGATTACTATAGGATAAAAccctaattataaattaaagttcTGTATTTTTTCACGTATTACAGTAAAGATTAAGGTTGTTAATTTtgatatgtaaaaaaaaaaagattgttAATTTtggtaaatatatattttttgagattttttttggagttaattattttttttcacgaatatgtcaaTTTTGAGTTATTTCCCGGGAAAAATGGCAAGAGCAATAAATGAAATCGTTAGATTATTGTACGGTCAAAATATAGCGGTCAGGAATTGGAGTGAATGCATTCCTTCTCTCTGTAAGAAATGGCTATGGCTATGGCTATGTCTAAAAACAGCAAAAATCAAATGGAGACCTGGTCAAGAAGATCAAATTATTGCCCACACCTTTCGATTCTTGCGCGCCTCACTCTCTCGTTCCCACCTCATTATTTGTATGCAACTCACCCACTTTCTCTTTTCCTACAGAGGTACTCTTTCTCCCACTCCCCAccccctctccctctccctgtCTCCTTCTCTCTATCTTTCATTCTTATTTTGTGGGCTGTCCTCAATTTTTTCGTCTGCATTGTGTTATTCCAGGCATTGACCTAAGCATATGTGCTTGATTTTGCTGCATTTTTTTCTGTCACCTATTAAACACATAAACAATTTTACGCTTAACACCAGATGGCGGATGTCCCTGGTCCTCTATCTCCCACACAAggtcttcttttccttttcttccttttctatctGCTTTTTGTCTATCATTTGATGCATGggtagtttttattttatct
This is a stretch of genomic DNA from Manihot esculenta cultivar AM560-2 chromosome 2, M.esculenta_v8, whole genome shotgun sequence. It encodes these proteins:
- the LOC110609538 gene encoding disease resistance RPP13-like protein 4 isoform X6 yields the protein MVDAVVSVFLEKLLNTLIEGGRIVNEFRDQFENLQKELELMRSVLKDADKRKRKEQTLQIIMGNLRELIYEAEDMLADCQLQSRENDSFSNGCLTCIHPPKLGFQYRTAKRLREINENITKIKQDLSYLGLSTSNGIAGIDMCNDPRWSSPVYDHTLVVGLEGDTKKFKGWLFEADHGILSIGVVGMGGLGKTTIAQKVFNDREIEDHFERRLWVSVSQTFDEAQIMRSMLRNLGDASVGDDRSELLRKINKYLLGKRFLIVMDDVWSTDVSWWRRIYEGLPKGNGSSIIITTRINEVARMMGVSEASIHRPKFLSKDDSWLLFRKIAFAASGGDCTYPELEQVGMEIVFKCKGLPLAIKAIGGLLLYKSHYNEWRRIAENFRDELAENDDSVMATLQLSYDELPTHLKSCFLSFALYPEDCVIPKEQLVHWWIGEGFVPVRMGRSLIEAGEDCFSGLTNRCLVEVVVKTYNGVISTCKIHDMVRDLVIKMAKDDAFFRLDGIGCRHLGIDGNMDHKKLAANRKLRALLSTTRTGEVNKIVSSFPNKLNQCRYLGVLDLCKSIFEMPLAVLLRQIGCLQHLTYLSLSNTHPLIQFPPSLEKLKNLQVLDVSYSQNLTILPPYLMTFKKLIVLDVSHCGSLDYLPKGLGRLSNLEVLLGFRPARSSQLNGCRIAELRNLTRLRRLSLHLSQSDEIEDDEVNALVNLQELQLLTISCFDSHGIDLIDKLDKLYPPPALQDLSLRYFPGKMSPVWLNPFSLPMLRYLSISCGNVAKIHQSFWGENNTVWKIEAMLLESLSELEMDWRVVQQVMPSLRIVNASWCPELTSFPIEDIGFRGGVWTKGEHKANKLPHL
- the LOC110609538 gene encoding disease resistance RPP13-like protein 4 isoform X1, which encodes MVDAVVSVFLEKLLNTLIEGGRIVNEFRDQFENLQKELELMRSVLKDADKRKRKEQTLQIIMGNLRELIYEAEDMLADCQLQSRENDSFSNGCLTCIHPPKLGFQYRTAKRLREINENITKIKQDLSYLGLSTSNGIAGIDMCNDPRWSSPVYDHTLVVGLEGDTKKFKGWLFEADHGILSIGVVGMGGLGKTTIAQKVFNDREIEDHFERRLWVSVSQTFDEAQIMRSMLRNLGDASVGDDRSELLRKINKYLLGKRFLIVMDDVWSTDVSWWRRIYEGLPKGNGSSIIITTRINEVARMMGVSEASIHRPKFLSKDDSWLLFRKIAFAASGGDCTYPELEQVGMEIVFKCKGLPLAIKAIGGLLLYKSHYNEWRRIAENFRDELAENDDSVMATLQLSYDELPTHLKSCFLSFALYPEDCVIPKEQLVHWWIGEGFVPVRMGRSLIEAGEDCFSGLTNRCLVEVVVKTYNGVISTCKIHDMVRDLVIKMAKDDAFFRLDGIGCRHLGIDGNMDHKKLAANRKLRALLSTTRTGEVNKIVSSFPNKLNQCRYLGVLDLCKSIFEMPLAVLLRQIGCLQHLTYLSLSNTHPLIQFPPSLEKLKNLQVLDVSYSQNLTILPPYLMTFKKLIVLDVSHCGSLDYLPKGLGRLSNLEVLLGFRPARSSQLNGCRIAELRNLTRLRRLSLHLSQSDEIEDDEVNALVNLQELQLLTISCFDSHGIDLIDKLDKLYPPPALQDLSLRYFPGKMSPVWLNPFSLPMLRYLSISCGNVAKIHQSFWGENNTVWKIEAMLLESLSELEMDWRVVQQVMPSLRIVNASWCPELTSFPIEDIGFRGGVWTKGEHKANKELIAQEKSQTSSSINQEVDLDVLMDKEAEKRETLKKQGHGEYREIAEGDFLGEVTGSEKVICHFYHREFYRCKYSYCFNSLFHSLGRALLNIFYITNFMSC